A genomic segment from Gossypium hirsutum isolate 1008001.06 chromosome D04, Gossypium_hirsutum_v2.1, whole genome shotgun sequence encodes:
- the LOC107959439 gene encoding transcription factor HBI1 — protein MGRASGDSVLPDMVMARQVKPDPGLESPWPELGKVDMAAMGFGPCGYGNGPSFDMNHAISRTSSYPPAVVATKAVEVKGNYEKMASAVGKESFNKRKAEKLQNSNVVAEESKRIKACEDEGEESKITGPNTNKSSNNKKEASGDASKENSKVFEVQKPDFIHVWARRGQATDSHSLAERVRREKIGERIKYLQDLVPGCNKITGKAGMLDEIINYVQSLQRQVEVKK, from the exons ATGGGCCGTGCCAGTGGTGACTCGGTGTTACCAGACATGGTTATGGCTCGGCAAGTGAAGCCTGACCCTGGTTTAGAGAGTCCCTGGCCTGAGTTGGGGAAGGTTGACATGGCTGCCATGGGGTTTGGCCCATGTGGATACGGTAATGGCCCTAGTTTTGACATGAACCATGCCATTTCTAGGACTTCTAGCTATCCGCCAGCTGTGGTGGCGACCAAAGCGGTGGAGGTCAAGGGTAACTATGAGAAGATGGCTTCAGCTGTTGGTAAAGAAAGCTTCAACAAAAGGAAAGCTGAAAAGTTGCAAAACTCAAAT GTTGTTGCAGAAGAGTCCAAGAGGATCAAAGCCTGTGAAGATGAAGGAGAAGAGTCGAAAATTACAGGGCCAAACACCAACAAAAGCAGTAACAACAAGAAGGAAGCTTCTGGTGATGCTTCTAAGGAGAATTCAAAGGTTTTTGAGGTTCAAAAGCCTGATTTTATCCACGTCTGGGCACGTCGTGGTCAAGCCACTGATAGCCACAGTTTAGCTGAGAGA GTTAGAAGGGAGAAAATCGGTGAAAGAATAAAGTATCTGCAAGATTTAGTACCAGGATGTAACAAAATCACAGGCAAAGCTGGTATGCTtgatgaaatcatcaattatgttcAATCTCTTCAACGGCAAGTAGAGGTAAAAAAATAA